One genomic segment of Ricinus communis isolate WT05 ecotype wild-type chromosome 5, ASM1957865v1, whole genome shotgun sequence includes these proteins:
- the LOC8270500 gene encoding plant UBX domain-containing protein 1 isoform X1, giving the protein MIVDGSLPLPLKRRRLTAIDIMEAEAALAKLAAVKDKFGRDLRVFETNGLSPSTNQVSDAEESDDFYEFTAEDYYRIMATKREDKSLKTRKIREAEEAARKSKLTKAVIRVRFPDNHTLEVAFHPSEKIQCLFDLLIKVIARPEVPFYIYTTPPKKQIKDLSQDFYSAGFVPGAIVYFSYNLSRGDDAAALDSGPFLQEEIMSLKGLNVISEPAAEPVQSAPEPITAAPAPVPQESKPAEKKLMKPKWLKM; this is encoded by the exons GGAAGCTGAAGCAGCTTTG GCCAAGCTCGCAGCTGTTAAAGATAAGTTTGGTCGAGATCTGCGTGTTTTTGAAACAAATGGGCTCTCTCCTTCAACAAATCAAGTGTCTGATGCTG AGGAGTCAGATGACTTCTATGAGTTCACTGCTGAGGACTACTATAGGATCATGGCAACCAAAAGGGAAG ATAAATCCTTAAAGACGAGAAAAATTCGGGAAGCTGAAGAAGCAGCTCGCAAGTCTAAATTAACAAAG GCTGTAATTAGGGTACGTTTTCCTGATAATCATACATTGGAGGTAGCCTTTCATCCGTCAGAAAAGATTCAGTGCTTATTTGATCTGCTCATAAAAGTGATTGCTCGACCAGAAGTgccattttatatat ATACCACTCCTCCAAAGAAGCAAATAAAAGACTTGTCCCAGGACTTTTACTCAGCTGGATTTGTTCCCGGCgcaattgtttatttttcatataatctATCACGAG GTGATGATGCTGCAGCTCTCGATTCTGGTCCCTTCCtccaagaagaaataatgtcTTTGAAGGGTTTGAATGTGATTTCTGAACCAGCAGCGGAGCCAGTTCAATCTGCACCAGAACCTATAACAGCAGCCCCTGCACCTGTTCCTCAAGAGTCCAAGCCTGCTGagaaaaaattgatgaaaccAAAGTGGCTGAAAATGTGA
- the LOC8270500 gene encoding plant UBX domain-containing protein 1 isoform X2 gives MEAEAALAKLAAVKDKFGRDLRVFETNGLSPSTNQVSDAEESDDFYEFTAEDYYRIMATKREDKSLKTRKIREAEEAARKSKLTKAVIRVRFPDNHTLEVAFHPSEKIQCLFDLLIKVIARPEVPFYIYTTPPKKQIKDLSQDFYSAGFVPGAIVYFSYNLSRGDDAAALDSGPFLQEEIMSLKGLNVISEPAAEPVQSAPEPITAAPAPVPQESKPAEKKLMKPKWLKM, from the exons GGAAGCTGAAGCAGCTTTG GCCAAGCTCGCAGCTGTTAAAGATAAGTTTGGTCGAGATCTGCGTGTTTTTGAAACAAATGGGCTCTCTCCTTCAACAAATCAAGTGTCTGATGCTG AGGAGTCAGATGACTTCTATGAGTTCACTGCTGAGGACTACTATAGGATCATGGCAACCAAAAGGGAAG ATAAATCCTTAAAGACGAGAAAAATTCGGGAAGCTGAAGAAGCAGCTCGCAAGTCTAAATTAACAAAG GCTGTAATTAGGGTACGTTTTCCTGATAATCATACATTGGAGGTAGCCTTTCATCCGTCAGAAAAGATTCAGTGCTTATTTGATCTGCTCATAAAAGTGATTGCTCGACCAGAAGTgccattttatatat ATACCACTCCTCCAAAGAAGCAAATAAAAGACTTGTCCCAGGACTTTTACTCAGCTGGATTTGTTCCCGGCgcaattgtttatttttcatataatctATCACGAG GTGATGATGCTGCAGCTCTCGATTCTGGTCCCTTCCtccaagaagaaataatgtcTTTGAAGGGTTTGAATGTGATTTCTGAACCAGCAGCGGAGCCAGTTCAATCTGCACCAGAACCTATAACAGCAGCCCCTGCACCTGTTCCTCAAGAGTCCAAGCCTGCTGagaaaaaattgatgaaaccAAAGTGGCTGAAAATGTGA
- the LOC8260360 gene encoding glycine-rich RNA-binding, abscisic acid-inducible protein: MAAADIEYRCFVGGLAWATSDKALEEAFSAYGEVLESKIINDRETGRSRGFGFVTFNNEKSMRDAIEGMNGQNLDGRNITVNEAQSRGGGGGGGGGYRNGGGGGYGGGRREGGYGGGGGYSRGGGGYGGGGGGYGGGRDRGYGGGGDGGSRYSRGGGASEGNWRS, translated from the exons ATGGCCGCTGCTGATATCGAGTATAGGTGCTTCGTCGGCGGCCTTGCATGGGCTACCAGCGACAAAGCCCTTGAAGAAGCCTTTAGTGCCTACGGCGAGGTCCTCGAATCGAAG ATTATTAATGATCGTGAGACTGGTAGATCTCGTGGATTCGGATTTGTGACCTTCAACAACGAGAAATCCATGAGAGACGCTATTGAAGGAATGAACGGGCAGAATCTTGACGGCCGTAATATCACTGTCAACGAAGCTCAGTCTCGTGGCGGCGGCGGAGGCGGAGGCGGAGGCTACAGAAATGGTGGCGGCGGTGGATATGGAGGTGGACGTCGTGAAGGTGGTTATGGCGGCGGCGGCGGTTACAGCCGTGGTGGAGGTGGTTATGGTGGCGGCGGCGGTGGCTACGGAGGTGGCCGCGACAGAGGATacggtggtggtggtgatggTGGATCTAGGTATTCCAGGGGAGGTGGTGCCTCTGAGGGTAACTGGAGGAGTTAG